The following are encoded together in the Adhaeribacter arboris genome:
- a CDS encoding AAA family ATPase gives MKVSKIELVNFKRFTDLTISDIPETAKLVLLIGSNGSGKSSLFDAFDWLNVPYKARTYSDDEASDYYQKKKNEEPKVVVKFTSGDLIEKTGYNIIKGTELVKKFIGRSSIRIVPRNSNDANPSAVSTDMDSPITYIENDTRFINDVFLYIQKINQALREPVFSGKQADTLKIFRDFIEPLNSSLLKIFGGDETTTIQIAEFQDATPRTPAKLIFKKGESKINYDLLSHGEKQVIILLINFIARKEYYSNSIIFIDEMDNHLNTALQASLLEEIVTKWISDDSQLWTASHALGFIDYARNSDIASIIDLNLINFDTKQELIPLSKNKLEVYEIAIPKATIASILKGYKLVIVENKNDEYFNSALGQDGFLFLPANNNREVFLTVKSDKDKLGLRDRDYLKSEEIEKIRGQLPNLKILLLSTFENYIYHPDNFGELRYAKFDKEEYIAEILRQKNEKLIDVVSEIGTSRTHYIEFKDCIKDDGNIKPITEALKSNIFDDFYPFFNMKKHFNKKYLTRFNYTISDLAKTQWFRGEILRVLNS, from the coding sequence ATGAAAGTAAGCAAGATTGAATTAGTAAACTTTAAAAGGTTTACTGACTTAACTATTTCAGACATACCTGAGACAGCGAAACTCGTTTTATTAATAGGCTCAAATGGCTCTGGCAAATCCTCGTTGTTTGATGCTTTTGATTGGTTAAACGTCCCGTATAAAGCTAGGACCTATAGCGATGATGAAGCATCTGATTACTATCAAAAGAAAAAAAACGAAGAACCAAAAGTAGTGGTAAAATTTACCAGTGGCGATTTAATTGAAAAAACTGGTTATAATATCATCAAAGGAACGGAGCTGGTTAAGAAATTTATAGGAAGAAGCAGTATTCGCATAGTGCCTAGAAATTCTAACGATGCCAATCCCTCTGCTGTATCCACGGATATGGATAGCCCTATCACTTATATTGAAAATGACACCCGTTTTATTAATGATGTATTCCTTTATATCCAAAAGATAAATCAAGCTTTAAGAGAGCCTGTATTTAGTGGTAAACAAGCAGATACTTTAAAAATTTTTAGGGACTTTATTGAGCCATTAAATAGTTCACTTCTTAAAATATTCGGGGGTGACGAAACTACAACTATTCAAATTGCAGAGTTTCAAGACGCAACTCCTCGCACTCCAGCCAAGTTGATTTTTAAAAAAGGTGAATCAAAAATCAATTATGACTTATTAAGCCACGGTGAGAAACAAGTAATTATCTTACTTATAAACTTTATAGCAAGAAAAGAATATTATAGCAACTCCATAATTTTTATCGATGAAATGGATAATCATTTAAATACTGCTTTACAAGCAAGTTTATTAGAGGAGATTGTTACTAAGTGGATTTCGGATGACTCTCAACTTTGGACTGCTTCGCATGCTTTAGGTTTTATAGACTACGCCAGAAATAGTGATATTGCTTCAATTATTGATTTAAATTTAATAAATTTTGACACCAAACAAGAACTAATACCTTTATCTAAGAATAAACTAGAGGTTTATGAAATAGCAATTCCCAAAGCAACTATTGCTTCCATTCTTAAAGGATATAAGCTAGTTATAGTTGAGAATAAAAATGATGAATATTTCAATTCTGCTTTAGGCCAAGATGGTTTTCTATTCTTACCGGCAAATAACAACCGAGAGGTTTTTTTGACAGTCAAAAGCGACAAAGATAAGTTAGGATTAAGAGATAGAGATTATTTAAAATCGGAAGAAATTGAAAAAATCAGAGGTCAACTGCCAAATTTAAAAATATTACTTCTTTCTACATTTGAGAATTACATCTATCATCCAGATAACTTTGGAGAATTAAGATATGCTAAATTTGATAAAGAAGAATATATCGCTGAAATCTTAAGGCAAAAGAATGAGAAGCTTATTGATGTAGTAAGTGAAATTGGCACATCACGAACTCATTATATTGAATTTAAGGATTGCATAAAAGATGATGGTAATATTAAGCCAATTACGGAAGCATTAAAGAGTAATATATTCGATGACTTTTATCCGTTTTTTAACATGAAAAAGCATTTCAATAAAAAATACCTTACAAGATTTAATTATACAATCAGTGATTTGGCCAAAACACAGTGGTTTAGAGGTGAAATTTTACGAGTGCTTAATAGCTAG
- a CDS encoding DUF2851 family protein, translated as MTSAVPFKEDFLHYVWQQQYFDKADLVTSHNEAVHVLKPGFYNTNAGPDFYNARLRIGTEEWNGSVEIHVYASDWEKHSHQTDPKYNQVILHVVWENDKPARRADGTEIPTIALHGRIPLHLVNTYQQFLENREEIPCSPFAPQVPGLIKTSMQERVRMERLQTKADRVLTILTTTQNNWEETCYAWLLSSFGFKINQTGMLRLAQVLPYAILRRHRHQLIALEALLFGQAGFLLPDAPDDYWRTLFQEFTYLQHKYALPTGLKRADWNFLRLRPANFPTVRLAQLAALLHQQEHLFSNLLSANSMAAWQTYFQVEPATYWQTHVLPGQETRKAPKGLGKSSIYLLLINAVAPLLVAYGKYKNDESYVEKAIALLEQLPPEDNRITRLYTGLDFYHQTAADSQALLQLNQNYCVPRNCLQCSIGSFILKKNHFAR; from the coding sequence ATGACCTCCGCTGTGCCCTTTAAAGAAGATTTTCTGCATTATGTGTGGCAGCAGCAGTATTTCGATAAAGCCGATTTAGTTACCTCGCACAATGAAGCAGTGCATGTACTAAAACCAGGGTTTTATAATACCAATGCCGGTCCGGATTTTTATAATGCTCGACTGCGAATAGGAACCGAAGAATGGAACGGCAGCGTGGAGATTCATGTCTACGCCTCGGATTGGGAAAAACACTCCCACCAAACCGACCCGAAGTACAACCAGGTAATCTTGCACGTAGTTTGGGAAAACGATAAACCCGCGAGGCGCGCCGATGGTACAGAAATACCCACGATAGCTCTACACGGGCGAATTCCTTTACACCTGGTAAATACCTATCAGCAATTTTTAGAAAATCGCGAGGAAATTCCGTGTAGTCCTTTTGCCCCCCAGGTACCTGGCTTGATTAAAACCAGCATGCAGGAACGGGTTCGGATGGAACGCTTGCAGACGAAAGCCGACCGGGTACTAACTATTTTAACTACCACTCAAAACAATTGGGAAGAAACTTGTTATGCCTGGCTATTAAGTAGTTTCGGGTTTAAAATAAACCAGACGGGCATGCTGCGTCTGGCCCAGGTTTTACCTTACGCCATTTTGCGCCGCCACCGGCATCAGTTAATCGCGCTCGAAGCGTTATTGTTTGGCCAAGCTGGTTTTTTGCTGCCCGATGCACCGGATGATTATTGGCGTACCTTATTTCAGGAATTTACTTATTTACAACACAAATATGCGTTACCCACTGGCTTAAAACGGGCCGACTGGAATTTTTTGCGGCTCCGGCCGGCTAATTTCCCTACGGTAAGATTGGCGCAATTGGCGGCTTTGCTGCACCAACAAGAACATTTATTTTCCAATTTGCTTTCGGCTAACTCTATGGCTGCTTGGCAAACCTACTTTCAGGTAGAACCAGCAACCTACTGGCAAACGCATGTATTACCGGGCCAAGAAACCAGAAAGGCACCTAAAGGTTTGGGGAAAAGCAGCATTTACTTATTACTAATAAATGCGGTAGCTCCCTTACTAGTGGCGTATGGCAAATATAAAAACGACGAAAGTTACGTAGAGAAAGCCATTGCCTTACTGGAACAATTACCCCCGGAAGATAATCGTATTACCCGTTTGTACACCGGTTTGGATTTTTACCACCAAACCGCTGCTGATTCGCAGGCATTGCTGCAGCTAAACCAAAATTATTGTGTGCCACGTAACTGCCTGCAATGCAGCATTGGTAGTTTTATTTTAAAGAAAAATCACTTTGCCCGATGA
- the pyrF gene encoding orotidine-5'-phosphate decarboxylase has translation MTKEQLFDQIKKKHSYLCVGLDTDLQKIPVHLRDLEDPIFEFNRQIIDATADLCVAYKPNIAFYEALGPKGWISLEKTLNYIPKDIFTIADAKRGDIGNTSELYARAFFENLNFDSITVAPYMGEDSVKPFLLKADKWVILLALTSNPGSADFQLLQTDDGTDDYSRCLFENVLSTSKSWATDEQLMYVVGATRPDFIQRVREIVPNHFLLVPGVGAQGGNLADISRLGMNQQCGLLVNSSRTIIYASNGTDFAEQARAAALLIQQEMAGYLSRYLG, from the coding sequence ATGACCAAAGAGCAGTTATTCGACCAAATTAAAAAAAAGCACTCGTATTTATGCGTTGGTTTAGATACCGACTTACAAAAAATACCCGTCCATTTACGCGATCTAGAAGACCCCATTTTTGAGTTCAACCGCCAGATTATTGATGCTACGGCGGATTTGTGCGTAGCTTATAAACCGAATATTGCCTTTTATGAAGCTCTTGGGCCGAAAGGTTGGATAAGCCTCGAAAAAACCTTAAACTACATTCCGAAGGATATTTTTACCATTGCCGATGCCAAACGCGGCGATATTGGCAATACTTCCGAACTCTATGCCCGGGCTTTTTTTGAAAATTTAAATTTTGATTCGATCACCGTTGCTCCGTACATGGGCGAAGATTCGGTAAAGCCATTTCTCTTGAAAGCTGATAAATGGGTGATTTTACTAGCGTTAACCTCTAACCCCGGGAGCGCCGATTTTCAGCTTTTGCAAACCGATGATGGTACCGACGATTATTCCCGTTGTTTGTTCGAGAATGTACTAAGTACGAGTAAATCCTGGGCCACCGATGAACAATTAATGTACGTAGTAGGCGCTACCCGGCCGGATTTTATTCAGCGCGTACGCGAAATAGTACCCAATCACTTTTTGTTAGTTCCGGGAGTGGGCGCCCAAGGCGGCAATTTGGCGGATATTTCGCGTTTGGGGATGAACCAGCAATGCGGCCTGCTCGTGAACTCGTCGCGTACTATTATTTACGCTTCCAACGGCACCGACTTTGCCGAACAAGCCCGTGCCGCTGCTTTGTTGATCCAGCAGGAAATGGCAGGTTATTTAAGTCGGTACTTGGGGTAA